The Colletotrichum higginsianum IMI 349063 chromosome 2, whole genome shotgun sequence genome has a segment encoding these proteins:
- a CDS encoding Pac protein: MSSKQENDSSASNSPKSSTPAPSTTTSNTSQSANSTSAEDNLICKWNACNLKFVSPEALYEHICERHVGRKSTNNLNLTCQWNSCRTTTVKRDHITSHIRVHVPLKPHKCEFCGKSFKRPQDLKKHVKTHADDSVLVRSPQDQGLNGYRAQPGKASSSYYDHNGHIRTNSAAFAHQAGHASYYAPQPSTNYGLYFNQQPLNPPRTEYIGHHHAPYDNRKRAFDMVDDFFAHAKRRQVDPTSYQQVGRSLLPLHGALGLHTGPMPGSDYMSAPPPPHHQQQHHQQHHVQQQHHQQHQHHQQQHVQGAPSGPGPLTQQYYLPPMPNARTKNDLVQIDQILEQMQSTVYENANQATQGIHIHGQNTFDLRHSPSPPGAAHRGSHAGLPMSQDAYHAVSAAHMASPLTAVSSTGTPAVTPPSSTMSYTSGHSPSPSSSGMSPQSRHASTASSVMYPNLPAVSSVFPGQSTASTLGPSFDTNERRRYSGGMLQRAAPSSPRSPLIMDDSSGVTTPKAESVASSIGSPSSESDTSEGAREREEKYDQWLENMRTIEALREYIRDRIDRREYSEEPTEQQQQQQQQEAAKSPEASRLKSPEPMEVDAKPGPAAPLYPILRMPN, from the exons atGTCCTCAAAGCAAGAGAACGACAGCTCGGCGAGCAACTCGCCCAAGAGCAGCACGCCCGCCCCCTCGACAACCACCAGCAACACGTCGCAGTCGGCCAACAGCACCAGCGCCGAGGACAACCTCATCTGCAAGTGGAACGCCTGCAACCTCAAATTTGTCTCGCCCGAGGCCCTCTAC GAGCACATCTGCGAGCGCCATGTAGGCCGCAAGAGCACCAACAACCTCAACCTGACATGCCAGTGGAACTCGTGCCGGACCACCACCGTCAAGCGTGACCACATCACCTCGCACATCCGCGTCCACGTCCCGCTCAAGCCTCACAAGTGCGAGTTCTGCGGCAAGTCGTTCAAGCGGCCCCAGGACCTGAAGAAGCACGTCAAG ACCCACGCCGACGATTCGGTTCTCGTCCGCTCGCCGCAAGACCAGGGCCTCAACGGCTACAGGGCGCAGCCCGGCAAAG cttcttctAGCTACTATGATCATAATGGCCACATTCGGACTaactcggccgccttcgcACACCAGGCTGGGCATGCTAGCTACTATGCACCCCAACCATCTACCAACTATGGACTGTACTTCAACCAACAACCCCTGAACCCTCCCCGGACCGAGTACAtcggccaccaccacgcccCTTACGACAACCGCAAACGCGCCTTTGACATGGTCGACGACTTCTTCGCTCACGCCAAGCGCCGCCAGGTCGACCCCACCTCGTACCAGCAGGTCGGCcgctctctcctccctctccacggcgccctcggcctccacACCGGCCCCATGCCCGGCTCCGACTACATGTctgccccgccgccgcctcaccaccagcagcagcatcaccagcagcatcacgtccagcagcagcaccaccagcagcaccagcaccaccagcagcagcacgtcCAAGGCGCCCCTTCGGGCCCCGGGCCCCTTACCCAGCAGTACTACCTGCCGCCCATGCCCAACGCCCGCACCAAGAACGACCTCGTCCAGATCGACCAGATCCTGGAGCAGATGCAGAGCACCGTCTACGAGAACGCCAACCAGGCCACCCAGGGCATCCACATCCACGGCCAGAACACGTTCGATCTGCGCCACAGCCCCTCGCCCCCGGGCGCCGCCCACCGCGGCTCCCACGCCGGCCTGCCCATGTCCCAGGATGCCTACCACGCTGTCTCCGCCGCCCACATGGCCTCGCCCCTGAcggccgtctcctccacAGGAACCCCGGCCGTCACGCCCCCGTCGAGCACCATGTCCTACACCTCTGGCCACTCGCCCAgtccctcttcctcgggcATGTCTCCCCAGTCGAGACACGCCTCCACCGCCTCGTCCGTCATGTACCCCAACCTGCCCGCCGTCAGCTCCGTCTTCCCGGGCCAGTCCACCGCCTCGACCCTCGGCCCCAGCTTCGACACCAACGAGCGTCGCCGCTACTCGGGAGGCATGCTCCAGCGCGccgccccgtcgtcgccccgCTCACCGCTCATCATGGACGACTCGTCGGGCGTCACGACGCCCAAGGCCGAGTCCGTCGCCTCGTCTATCGGCTCCCCTTCTTCCGAGTCCGACACGAGCGAGGGCGCCCGCGAGCGCGAGGAGAAGTACGACCAGTGGCTCGAGAACATGCGCACCATCGAGGCCCTTCGCGAGTACATCCGCGACCGCATCGACCGCAGAGAGTACTCGGAGGAGCCCaccgagcagcagcagcagcagcagcagcaagaggcGGCCAAGTCCCCAGAGGCCAGCCGCCTCAAGTCTCCCGAGCCCATGGAGGTGGACGCGAAGCCcggcccggcggcgccgcttTACCCCATCCTGCGCATGCCCAACTGA